The Achromobacter spanius genome includes the window GAAAAAAATATTATCAGTTTCTAATTCAGGTAACGACACCGTGCTAGCCATTCACCCCTCCTATGCGCCAGCTTTCCGGTTGCGGCATCGCTTGACAACGTAACCGACCAACTAGTAGATTGGCTGCCACACGAAGTCTTCGACCGACCCTGCCCTATTGCGTGTATCGGCGCTTCGTTTTTTTTCAGCAGACCAGAGTTGTTACCCATGAGCTTGGAGCTTTCCCCCCGCGCCCTTGAGATCGTCGAGCAGACCCGGCTGCTGCTGGGCGCCGGTGGTTATCACGGGTTCAGCTACGCCGATGTGTCCGAACGGGTGCATATTGGCAAGCCCAGCATCCATCATCACTTCCCCACCAAGGCGGACCTGGTCCTTACCGTGGTGTCGCATCACCGCGCGCAAGCCCGGCAGGGCCTGGCGGCGCTGGACCAACATGTGCCGGACCCGCGTGCGCGCTTGACCGCCTATGCCGACTACTGGGCCACCTGCATCCGCGAGGGCACGATGCCCATGTGCATCTGCGCCATGCTGGCCGCAGAATTGCCGATGATTCCCCCACCCATCGCGGACGAGGTCCGCGCCTATTTCGGCGAGCTGACGGCGTGGATCGCGTCGGTGCTGGAACGCGGTGTGTCGCAAGGCCAATTCCGGTTGCGCGACAACGTCGAGGCAGACGCGCAAACGTTCATGTCGACCTTGCACGGCGCGATGTTGACGGCGCGCGCGTTAGGCGACCCCAAGGTATTCGCCACGATTTCAAGCGCGGCCATCAAGCAGTTGGCCGCCTCGACCTGATCACCGCAGGACTCGAACCGACACTTACCCAGCGGTGCGCTTTTTTTTACTTGCTTACCAACCAACTAGTCGGTTGTTTATTTTGGAGAATTCCCCATGCCACATCCTATTTCCACCCTGGGGGCCGCGCACACCCTCATCAGCCTGGTGCCTCTTGCAGCAGGCGCGTACAGCTTTGCGCGCTATCGCGGCATCCACAGCGCAACGCGAACCGGCAAGATCTATCTGGGCGGCCTGCTGATCGCGGTGCTGACGTCGTTCGGGTTGTCCAGTTCGGGCGGGTTCAATGTCGGGCATGCGCTGGGCATCCTGGCGCTGCTGTCGGTGGCGGGCGCATTGCTCGTGCCGCGACTGCCCCTGCTGTCCCGCGCGCATCCTTATCTGTCGCAGCTTGGTTTTTCATTCAGCTTTTTCCTGATGTGCGTGCCGGGCATCGCGGAAACGCTGACGCGGCTGCCCGCCTCGCATCCGCTTGCCGATGGGCCGCAATCGCCGTTGGTGCGAGGCGCGCTGGCGACATGGTTCGCGGTGTTCCTGGTGGGGTCGGTGGCGCAGTTGATCTGGATCGGTACGCAACGTGATCCGTCACACTCAGACCAGGATTTGCCATGAATTCCAGCGCCATCGACCCGATTGGCCACACCCGCATCGACACGGTCCCGGACCCCTACCGCGCTCAACACGCGGCGCGAACGCAGGCGCAGCAGTTCGCGCGTATTCATTCCACGCGGCAGGCAGCCGCGGCAACCCCGCCGGCGCCCCGGCAGTCGTCCAGTCCGAACGCCGACGTGCCTGACGCATCCATTGACCCACTGCGCGATCAGTACACCGCCCACTGCTTGAAGCTGGCCATCCAGGCGTTCCATGACCAGCAAGCCAGACTGGACGCGCACGCCATCGCGGTCAATCGGGCATTGCGAGACGAGCAGACCGTCTTGCAGGCGCGCGCCGACGAGGCCAATGACCTGGGCACCATCCAAGGCCTGTTGCCGCAACTCCCGTATCGCTTCGTGGTGGGCGTGCCGCCGATGCTGCCGCTGCCCTTGAGCGCGGCGGCACAGCCCACGTCCGCCATGGTTGCCCCGGTGACCCAGGCGGAAAAGCTACGCAGCAGCACTGAAGGCGCGGCGTCTAACCCGCCGCCACGTCCGCAATACAAGGCTGACGCTGGGCGCGATGACGAATCGCGTTGGCCAGGTCGGCAATCGGCGCCAGCAGACCGCGATCAAATGCCTCGTGCGCCAGACCCGCGCGCAGCCTAGCGGGCCAGTCGGCATGCGTCAGCGCCCCCCGGCCCAGCGACACGAAGTCCGCCTCTTGCCTGGCCAGAATTCCTTCGGCCTGCGCGGCGTCATGCAAGGAGCCGTTCGCCAGCACCGGCACGGAAACCTGCTTGCGCGCCAATGCGGCAAGACTCTCGCCATGCTCACCGAAGGCAGGACGCCAGGCCTCGAATTCAGTCGTGTGCAGGTAGTCGATGGGCTGCGCACCTAGCGTGCGGAAGATGTGCGCCGCGTCGGCCTCGCCGCCTTCCCACTTGTGCGTGAAGTCGTTCACCTTGCCTTGCGAAGCACGCACGCCCACCACGAATGGCGCCGACGTGGCCTGCCGCACCGCCTGAATGACATCCACCGTCAAGCGCAGCCGCTGGTCCAGACTTCCGCCATAGCGGTCGTCGCGCACGTTGGTGTGGGCCGTCAGAAACTGGTCCAGCAGATAGCCGTTGGCGCCGTGTATTTCAATACCGTCGAACCCGGCCTCTTGCGCCCGCCGCGCCGCTTGTGCAAACCCGTCGATGGCCTCGGCGATGTCATCGGCCGTCATCGCCTCGGGCAGGCGGTACGGCCCTACGCCACGATAGAAAGCCATCTGCTGCCCCTTCGGCAACGCCGCCGAAGGGCCCTTGGCCGTGTCGCGATAGGGGTTGCCCTGCGACAGCGCGCCCGCATGCATCAACTGCGCCACGATGCGGCCACCTTGGCCGTGCACGCGATCCACTACGGCGCGCCACGCATCGCGCTGCGCATCGTCGGCCAGCCCCGGTTGAAAGAGATAGCCCTGCGCGTAGGCCTTGTCCGTATAGATGCCCTCGGTAATCACCAGGCCAAAGCCGCCTGCCGCGAAGGCCTCGTAATAATCGGCCATCAACGTCGTGGCGTGGCCGTCCGCCGTGGCGCTGACGCGCGTCATGGGCGCAACGGCGAGACGATTGGGCAGGCTTAGCGCCGCACCTATCCGCAGCGGCGTGAACAGCCCCGCTTGCGTTGTCGGCGTGTTGCTTACCGGACGATCGACAGGCGTGTTCATATCAGTTGCCCTCTTGGTGGCGCACGGCCGCAATGGCCTCGATTTCGATCATGGCGGCGGGGTCGTACAAGGCCTTGATTTCCGCGATGGTGTCGGCCGGATAGGGCGCCGAGAAGAAGCGGCGGCGCAAGGCCACCACGTCTTTGAAGTGCCCCATGTCGGTCACGAAGATGGTGACCTTGATGACGTCGTCCAGGCTGGAGCCGCCGGCTTCCAGCGCGCGGCGCAGGTTGGAGAAGGCCTGCTCGCCTTGCGCCATGAAGCCGCCTTCCACAATCTTGCCGTCATCGGCGGCACCCGCCTGGCCCGAGATGAAAAGCAGGTTGCCAAACTGGATGCCCTGCGACAGCAGGAAGGGCGCGTAGTTGTCGGGTTGAGTCGTGACACGTTTCAGCATGATGCGAATTTCCTCATTTGTAGATGCTGGGAAGATCAGCCGTGGATGACTGATCCATTCCCTTAATGTAGGAATACGCCGCACCCCTGACAAAGGTTCATTTGTCAGCTATAAGAAGAGATAAATTCATCTATCAGCCCACCGCCATGCATCGCCGCACCCTTCCGCTATCTGCGCTGCGCGCCTTCGAAGCCGCCGCCCGCCTGGGCAGCTTCAAGGCCGCCGCCACCGAACTGGCGGTGACACCAACCGCCGTCAGCCATCAGATTCGCGCACTGGAAGCCCAAACCGGCCTGGCGCTGTTCGACCGCCAGGTGCGCAAGGTGGCGCTGACCGAAGCGGGCGCGCAGTTGTTCCCGGTGCTGCGCGACGGCTTCGATGCGTTCGAAGCCACGCTGGCCCGATTGACGCAACCGCGCACGCGCGTTCTAGTCAGCATCTCCGCCACCAATGCGTTCACCGTGAAGTGGCTGGTGCCGCGCATGAGCGATTTCCGCAGCCAGCATCCCGGCATCGACTTGCAGTTGCAAGCCAGCGACGAGCTTGCCGACCTGCGATCCACGGCGGTCGACATCGCCATCCGCTACGGCCGAGGGCCGTATCCCGGCCTGGTCACGCAACCCTTGTTCACCGACCGCTTCGCCCCCGTGGCGAATCCCCGCCTGGGCGTCACCTCGCCGGCAGATCTGGCGCGCCTGCCCTTGATCCGTTTCGACTGGAAGCAGGCGCATCCCGAAAACCCAACCTGGGAACGCTGGTTCGCCGTCGCGCAATTGCCGCAGCCGCAACAAGCAAGCCAGTTGCGCTTTTCAGATGAGGGGCACGCAATACAAGCGGCCGTGGCCGGCCATGGCATTGCGCTGGTCAGCCTGGCGTTGATTGCCGACGAGTTGGCAGCCGGCCACTTGGTGCAGCCATTCGGACCCGAGATTGATGGGCACACTTATCACCTGGCCACCCATGCCGACCGACCGAGTTCCGCGCCGGTTCAGACGGTGGCGGAGTGGTTGCGTGCGCAGGCCAGGGCTGAAAACAGTTAAGCAATTGATTTCATTGACTTTTGGATGGTATTGAACAAAAATCGCAAAACCATCCAAAATTCTTTTAAATCAGCTAGTTATGACAGAATCGCCGTTCCGAGAAGTCGCTGAGCAGAAGCTTAAGCAGATCATTGATGCTCAGCAACTTTATGCCAGCTACCGCTCCGCCTTCGAAGAGGCCAAAAGGTACCAGGGTCGTCTTAAGTGGGAGACGGCCGCTGGTACCGAATATCTGGTCAATACCCGCTACAACCATGGCGTTCGTCAACGAAAAAGCCTAGGGCCACGTGATAGCAGAACCGAAGACATCGCCCGAATCTACGCTGAACGTTCCGAGGCTGCCCATGATCGGCTGGCGTCACTGACGGCACAGATGGAGAAGCAGGTAAGGCTGAACCGGGCATTGCGC containing:
- a CDS encoding TetR/AcrR family transcriptional regulator; this encodes MSLELSPRALEIVEQTRLLLGAGGYHGFSYADVSERVHIGKPSIHHHFPTKADLVLTVVSHHRAQARQGLAALDQHVPDPRARLTAYADYWATCIREGTMPMCICAMLAAELPMIPPPIADEVRAYFGELTAWIASVLERGVSQGQFRLRDNVEADAQTFMSTLHGAMLTARALGDPKVFATISSAAIKQLAAST
- a CDS encoding NADH:flavin oxidoreductase gives rise to the protein MNTPVDRPVSNTPTTQAGLFTPLRIGAALSLPNRLAVAPMTRVSATADGHATTLMADYYEAFAAGGFGLVITEGIYTDKAYAQGYLFQPGLADDAQRDAWRAVVDRVHGQGGRIVAQLMHAGALSQGNPYRDTAKGPSAALPKGQQMAFYRGVGPYRLPEAMTADDIAEAIDGFAQAARRAQEAGFDGIEIHGANGYLLDQFLTAHTNVRDDRYGGSLDQRLRLTVDVIQAVRQATSAPFVVGVRASQGKVNDFTHKWEGGEADAAHIFRTLGAQPIDYLHTTEFEAWRPAFGEHGESLAALARKQVSVPVLANGSLHDAAQAEGILARQEADFVSLGRGALTHADWPARLRAGLAHEAFDRGLLAPIADLANAIRHRAQRQPCIADVAAG
- a CDS encoding RidA family protein, which codes for MLKRVTTQPDNYAPFLLSQGIQFGNLLFISGQAGAADDGKIVEGGFMAQGEQAFSNLRRALEAGGSSLDDVIKVTIFVTDMGHFKDVVALRRRFFSAPYPADTIAEIKALYDPAAMIEIEAIAAVRHQEGN
- a CDS encoding LysR substrate-binding domain-containing protein, giving the protein MHRRTLPLSALRAFEAAARLGSFKAAATELAVTPTAVSHQIRALEAQTGLALFDRQVRKVALTEAGAQLFPVLRDGFDAFEATLARLTQPRTRVLVSISATNAFTVKWLVPRMSDFRSQHPGIDLQLQASDELADLRSTAVDIAIRYGRGPYPGLVTQPLFTDRFAPVANPRLGVTSPADLARLPLIRFDWKQAHPENPTWERWFAVAQLPQPQQASQLRFSDEGHAIQAAVAGHGIALVSLALIADELAAGHLVQPFGPEIDGHTYHLATHADRPSSAPVQTVAEWLRAQARAENS